Proteins co-encoded in one Podarcis muralis chromosome 12, rPodMur119.hap1.1, whole genome shotgun sequence genomic window:
- the RNF32 gene encoding RING finger protein 32 isoform X1 translates to MMQTKYSKGSSSKRDSVALTAVALQDHILHNLQLQNLSLADPFKSKTQSKKNSYKPVKKETVRAVVDTGLKKTSRHQQKNEDPEKEYVLDPCPQPLTLAQQLGLVEPPAMPLTIEEWERVKQRSIKQGDSVQPCAICREEFALQPQVLLSCSHVFHKACLKAFERFAGKKTCPMCRKIQYQTRVIHDGARLFKIKCATRIQAFWRGHIVRKWYKKLRKTVPPKDAKLRKKFFEEKFSEICQRLLNSYDTRIDELFSEIDSNVAESQNLFQQLDKKLGPGIDEVEWEKIQMQAFRQDIVDCPICIMPLIYPTHLQEGIPQASYSSCSSKTVLLSCSHMFHSTCVQAFEDFSLGERPICPLCRSHYQKKILN, encoded by the exons ATGATGCAAACAAAGTATAGCAAG GGGAGTTCCTCCAAACGAGACTCTGTAGCACTTACCGCCGTGGCATTACAAGATCACATTTTACATAATCTTCAGCTGCAGAATCTTTCATTAGCAGATCCTTTTAAGTCAAAGACACAGAGTAAAAAGAATTCATACAAACCTGTGAAGAAGGAGACAGTCAGAGCAGTAGTTGATACTGGACTAAAGAAAACAAGCAGGCACcaacaaaaaaatgaagatccaGAAAAGGAGTATGTTCTTGATCCTTGTCCTCAGCCTCTCACGTTAG CTCAGCAACTTGGGTTGGTGGAACCTCCTGCCATGCCACTAACCATTGAGGAATGGGAGCGTGTGAAACAACGATCCATAAAACAAGGAGATTCAGTTCAACCTTGTGCCATATGCAGAGAAGAATTTGCACTTCAGCCACAG GTGTTGCTGTCATGTTCTCATGTGTTTCACAAA GCATGCCTGAAAGCTTTTGAAAGATTTGCAGGTAAAAAGACCTGTCCAATGTGTAGAAAGATCCAGTATCAGACCCGAGTAATTCATGATGGAGCACGCCTATTTAAAATAAAGTGTGCTACAAG AATTCAAGCTTTTTGGCGGGGGCATATTGTTAGGAAATGGTATAAAAAGCTAAGAAAAACAGTGCCTCCAAAAGATGCCAAATTAAGAAAAAAATTCTTTGAAGAAAAG TTTTCAGAGATCTGCCAACGATTATTGAATTCATACGACACCCGCATAGATGAGCTCTTCTCCGAGATTGATTCTAACGTAGCTGAAAGTCAAAACTTGTTTCAGCAGCTAGACAAGAAGTTGGGCCCAGGCATAGATGAAGTTGAATGGGAAAAGATACAGATGCAG GCGTTCCGGCAAGACATAGTTGACTGCCCAATTTGCATTATGCCGCTCATCTACCCCACTCACCTGCAGGAGGGAATTCCCCAAGCCAGCTACTCATCATGCTCCAGCAAGACCGTTCTGCTCTCCTGTTCCCACATGTTTCATAGTACTTGTGTTCAAGCATTTGAAGACTTCTCCTTGGGAGAAAGACCCATATGTCCTTTATGCCGCTCCCATTATCAGAAGAAAATACTTAACTAa
- the RNF32 gene encoding RING finger protein 32 isoform X2, with protein MMQTKYSKGSSSKRDSVALTAVALQDHILHNLQLQNLSLADPFKSKTQSKKNSYKPVKKETVRAVVDTGLKKTSRHQQKNEDPEKEYVLDPCPQPLTLAQQLGLVEPPAMPLTIEEWERVKQRSIKQGDSVQPCAICREEFALQPQVLLSCSHVFHKACLKAFERFAGKKTCPMCRKIQYQTRVIHDGARLFKIKCATRIQAFWRGHIVRKWYKKLRKTVPPKDAKLRKKFFEEKAFRQDIVDCPICIMPLIYPTHLQEGIPQASYSSCSSKTVLLSCSHMFHSTCVQAFEDFSLGERPICPLCRSHYQKKILN; from the exons ATGATGCAAACAAAGTATAGCAAG GGGAGTTCCTCCAAACGAGACTCTGTAGCACTTACCGCCGTGGCATTACAAGATCACATTTTACATAATCTTCAGCTGCAGAATCTTTCATTAGCAGATCCTTTTAAGTCAAAGACACAGAGTAAAAAGAATTCATACAAACCTGTGAAGAAGGAGACAGTCAGAGCAGTAGTTGATACTGGACTAAAGAAAACAAGCAGGCACcaacaaaaaaatgaagatccaGAAAAGGAGTATGTTCTTGATCCTTGTCCTCAGCCTCTCACGTTAG CTCAGCAACTTGGGTTGGTGGAACCTCCTGCCATGCCACTAACCATTGAGGAATGGGAGCGTGTGAAACAACGATCCATAAAACAAGGAGATTCAGTTCAACCTTGTGCCATATGCAGAGAAGAATTTGCACTTCAGCCACAG GTGTTGCTGTCATGTTCTCATGTGTTTCACAAA GCATGCCTGAAAGCTTTTGAAAGATTTGCAGGTAAAAAGACCTGTCCAATGTGTAGAAAGATCCAGTATCAGACCCGAGTAATTCATGATGGAGCACGCCTATTTAAAATAAAGTGTGCTACAAG AATTCAAGCTTTTTGGCGGGGGCATATTGTTAGGAAATGGTATAAAAAGCTAAGAAAAACAGTGCCTCCAAAAGATGCCAAATTAAGAAAAAAATTCTTTGAAGAAAAG GCGTTCCGGCAAGACATAGTTGACTGCCCAATTTGCATTATGCCGCTCATCTACCCCACTCACCTGCAGGAGGGAATTCCCCAAGCCAGCTACTCATCATGCTCCAGCAAGACCGTTCTGCTCTCCTGTTCCCACATGTTTCATAGTACTTGTGTTCAAGCATTTGAAGACTTCTCCTTGGGAGAAAGACCCATATGTCCTTTATGCCGCTCCCATTATCAGAAGAAAATACTTAACTAa